In a single window of the Hippocampus zosterae strain Florida chromosome 6, ASM2543408v3, whole genome shotgun sequence genome:
- the prodhb gene encoding proline dehydrogenase 1, mitochondrial, producing the protein MLPAAAVTRTRAEVHLRRLLTGRRPRLPLRASAVSQVQHTQVDVGARHVHSEGRGACSGRDSGGVSVDFEHTREAYKSKDSLELLRSLMVLKMCSFDFLVDKNQEIMDFGKKVLGQKAFDQLMKMTFYGQFVAGEDHKAIRPLIQKNLAFGVGSVLDYSVEEDIGQGEEEPQPAMRSSGPRADKGGGDDDRLTVGGSQTYFYADESKCDQHMETFLKCIRASGGSSMDGFSAIKMTALGRPQFLLQLSEVLVKWRRFFSFLASKQDQDGIDVLEQKLNLKQMQEFLSGVGAKDDFCSVVPAQKRETSGTIDLLEWDRIFDDRANLAQLLVVPNVQLGELQPLLKDFTAEEEGQMKRILQRMDTLAQHAVKNGVRLMVDAEQTYLQPAISRLTLEMQKVYNKDKPVIFNTYQCYLKDAFDKVTLDVELSRREGWHFAAKLVRGAYMHQERERALELDYEDPINPDYETTNATYHKCLDYILDEIALRRKVNVMVASHNVDTVKHTLQRMNELALLPRENKVFFGQLLGMCDQISFPLGQAGFPVYKYVPYGPVNEVMPYLSRRAQENRGFMKGAQKERELLWKELKRRLASRELLYRPVY; encoded by the exons ATGTTGCCGGCAGCAGCAGTCACGCGAACCCGGGCCGAGGTGCACCTCAGGCGGCTACTCACCGGCCGAAGACCGCGGCTCCCCCTTCGCGCCTCGGCGGTCAGCCAAGTCCAGCATACGCAGGTGGACGTGGGAGCTCGACATGTACACTCAGAAGGACGTGGGGCTTGTTCGGGACGGGACAGCGGTGGGGTATCTGTGGACTTTGAGCACACCCGGGAGGCTTATAAGAGCAAGGACTCGTTGGAGCTCCTGAGAAGTCTGATGGTTCTCAAGATGTGCTCCTTTGACTTCCTGGTTGATAAGAATCAAGAG ataatggatttcGGGAAGAAGGTGTTGGGTCAGAAAGCCTTTGATCAGCTGATGAAGATGACGTTTTACGGGCAGTTTGTAGCCGGCGAGGATCACAAGGCCATCAGGCCGCTCATCCAGAAGAACCTGGCCTTCGGCGTGGGCTCCGTGCTGGACTACAGTGTGGAGGAGGATATCGGCcagggggaggaggagccacAGCCAGCAATGCG cTCAAGTGGCCCCCGTGCAGACAAAG GCGGCGGTGACGACGACAGATTGACAGTTGGTGGATCCCAAACATACTTCTATGCAGATGAGAGCAAATGCGACCAACATATGGAAACATTTCTTAAATGTATCCGGGCATCTG GTGGGAGCTCAATGGACGGCTTCTCTGCCATCAAAATGACCGCCCTGGGCCGACCTCAGTTCCTG CTCCAGCTCTCTGAGGTCCTCGTGAAATGGCGACGATTTTTCAGCTTCCTCGCATCCAAGCAGGATCAAGATGGCATCGATGTCTTGGAGCAAAAGTTGAATCTTAAACAGATGCAG GAATTTTTGAGCGGCGTGGGTGCAAAAGATGACTTCTGCAGTGTGGTGCCTGCACAGAAAAGGGAAACTTCAGG CACTATTGACCTCCTCGAATGGGATCGCATCTTTGATGACAGAGCCAATTTGGCGCAACTGCTTGTTGTCCCAAACGTTCAG CTCGGTGAACTGCAGCCTCTGCTGAAAGACTTCACCGCGGAGGAGGAGGGCCAAATGAAGAGGATATTGCAGCGCATGGATACTTTAGCCCAG CATGCAGTCAAGAACGGTGTCCGCTTGATGGTGGATGCAGAACAGACCTACTTGCAACCGGCCATCAGCAGGCTAACACTGGAAATGCAGAAAGTTTACAACAAAGACAAGCCGGTCATCTTCAACACCTACCAATGCTACTTGAAG GACGCTTTTGACAAGGTAACGTTGGATGTCGAGTTATCTCGACGCGAGGGCTGGCACTTTGCCGCCAAGCTGGTACGAGGGGCCTACATGCACCAAGAGCGGGAGAGGGCATTGGAATTGGATTACGAGGACCCCATCAACCCTGACTATGAGACTACCAACGCAACGTACCACAA aTGTTTGGATTACATTCTGGATGAGATCGCCCTCCGCAGGAAGGTCAACGTCATGGTGGCCTCCCATAATGTGGACACAGTGAAACACACGCTACAGAG AATGAACGAGCTCGCTTTGTTGCCCAGGGAAAACAAAGTGTTCTTTGGCCAGCTTCTGGGCATGTGCGATCAGATCAGCTTCCCTCTAG GCCAGGCAGGCTTTCCGGTCTACAAGTACGTCCCCTACGGCCCGGTGAATGAGGTGATGCCTTACCTGAGTCGGAGAGCCCAGGAGAACCGAGGCTTCATGAAAGGCGCCCAAAAGGAGAGAGAGCTGCTGTGGAAGGAGCTCAAACGCAGATTGGCCTCCAGGGAGCTTCTCTACAGACCCGTCTACTGA